Proteins co-encoded in one Malus sylvestris chromosome 9, drMalSylv7.2, whole genome shotgun sequence genomic window:
- the LOC126583664 gene encoding protein CLP1 homolog isoform X5, with protein sequence MAHGGGPRQVKLDRESELRIEVGYDAPLKLRLLSGTAEIFGTELPPDFWLTFPPRLKFAVFTWNGATIEMEGSTETEYTADETPNISYVNVHAVLEERRHRAKPLPPDDLNSQGPRVIVVGPTDSGKSTLSKMLLSWAAKKGWKPTFVDLDIGQGAITIPGCIAATPIEMPIDPVEGIPLDIPLVYFYGHTTPSNNVDLYKVLVKELAQVVERQLSGNAESRASGMVINTMGWIEGQGYELLLHAIDTFNANVVLVLGQEKLWSMIRNVLKNKPGVDVVKLQKSGGVVSRNAKFRQKSRSHRIREYFYGLANDLSPHSNISNFSDFSVFRIGGGPQAPRSALPIGAEPAADPTRLAPVNINRDLLHTVLAVSFAKEPDQIISSNVAGFVFVTDVDIQRKTITYLAPSAGELPSKYLIAGTVTWLET encoded by the exons ATGGCGCACGGCGGCGGACCAAGGCAGGTGAAACTGGACCGAGAGAGCGAGCTCAGAATCGAAGTCGGCTACGACGCCCCTCTCAAGCTCCGCCTGCTCAGCGGCACCGCTGAGATCTTCGGCACCGAGCTCCCCCCTGATTTCTGGCTCACCTTCCCGCCCAGGCTCAAATTTGCT GTTTTTACTTGGAACGGAGCAACAATTGAGATGGAGGGCAGTACGGAAACCGAGTACACGGCTGATGAG ACTCCAAATATCAGCTATGTGAATGTGCACGCCGTACTGGAAGAACGGAGACACCGCGCTAAACCCTTGCCGCCCGATGACCTCAATTCTCAG GGCCCTAGGGTGATTGTTGTGGGACCAACAGATTCTGGGAAAAGTACCTTGTCGAAAATGCTTCTTAGTTGGGCAGCTAAGAAGGGATGGAAACCTACTTTCGTCGACTTGGATATTGGACAAGGAGCTATAACAATTCCGGGATGTATTGCCGCTACTCCTATTGAAATGCCTATTGATCCGGTTGAAGGAATTCCTCTTGATATACCTCTCGTTTATTTCTATGGGCACACAACTCCTAG TAATAATGTAGATTTATACAAAGTGCTTGTGAAGGAGCTTGCTCAAGTGGTAGAAAGACAACTTTCTGGGAATGCTGAATCTCGAGCTTCTGGAATGGTGATCAATACCATGGGATGGATAGAAGGTCAAGGCTACGAG TTGCTTCTTCATGCAATTGATACATTCAATGCCAATGTTGTCTTAGTTCTAGGCCAG GAAAAACTTTGGAGCATGATCAGAAATGTACTAAAGAACAAGCCTGGTGTGGACGTTGTAAAACTTCAAAAATCTGGGGGTGTTGTATCCAGGAATGCCAAATTCCGTCAAAAATCCAGGAGTCATAGGATAAGG GAGTATTTCTATGGCCTTGCAAATGATCTCAGCCCACATTCtaatatttcaaattttagtGACTTTTCTGTCTTTCGGATTGGTGGCGGGCCACAGGCCCCACGTTCGGCTTTGCCAATTGGTGCAGAGCCTGCCGCAGACCCTACGAGATTGGCGCCTGTGAATATTAACCGGGATTTGCTGCATACCGTTCTTGCTGTTTCATTTGCCAAGGAGCCTGATCAAATTATTTCTAG TAATGTTGCTGGGTTTGTCTTTGTCACAGACGTCGACATTCAGAG GAAGACAATTACATACCTTGCACCATCGGCGGGGGAGCTTCCAAGCAAGTATTTGATTGCAGGAACGGTGACATGGCTTGAAACGTGA
- the LOC126583664 gene encoding protein CLP1 homolog isoform X12 produces the protein MAHGGGPRQVKLDRESELRIEVGYDAPLKLRLLSGTAEIFGTELPPDFWLTFPPRLKFAVFTWNGATIEMEGSTETEYTADETPNISYVNVHAVLEERRHRAKPLPPDDLNSQGPRVIVVGPTDSGKSTLSKMLLSWAAKKGWKPTFVDLDIGQGAITIPGCIAATPIEMPIDPVEGIPLDIPLVYFYGHTTPSNNVDLYKVLVKELAQVVERQLSGNAESRASGMVINTMGWIEGQGYELLLHAIDTFNANVVLVLGQEKLWSMIRNVLKNKPGVDVVKLQKSGGVVSRNAKFRQKSRSHRIREYFYGLANDLSPHSNISNFSDFSVFRIGGGPQAPRSALPIGAEPAADPTRLAPVNINRDLLHTVLAVSFAKEPDQIISRRRHSEEDNYVPCTIGG, from the exons ATGGCGCACGGCGGCGGACCAAGGCAGGTGAAACTGGACCGAGAGAGCGAGCTCAGAATCGAAGTCGGCTACGACGCCCCTCTCAAGCTCCGCCTGCTCAGCGGCACCGCTGAGATCTTCGGCACCGAGCTCCCCCCTGATTTCTGGCTCACCTTCCCGCCCAGGCTCAAATTTGCT GTTTTTACTTGGAACGGAGCAACAATTGAGATGGAGGGCAGTACGGAAACCGAGTACACGGCTGATGAG ACTCCAAATATCAGCTATGTGAATGTGCACGCCGTACTGGAAGAACGGAGACACCGCGCTAAACCCTTGCCGCCCGATGACCTCAATTCTCAG GGCCCTAGGGTGATTGTTGTGGGACCAACAGATTCTGGGAAAAGTACCTTGTCGAAAATGCTTCTTAGTTGGGCAGCTAAGAAGGGATGGAAACCTACTTTCGTCGACTTGGATATTGGACAAGGAGCTATAACAATTCCGGGATGTATTGCCGCTACTCCTATTGAAATGCCTATTGATCCGGTTGAAGGAATTCCTCTTGATATACCTCTCGTTTATTTCTATGGGCACACAACTCCTAG TAATAATGTAGATTTATACAAAGTGCTTGTGAAGGAGCTTGCTCAAGTGGTAGAAAGACAACTTTCTGGGAATGCTGAATCTCGAGCTTCTGGAATGGTGATCAATACCATGGGATGGATAGAAGGTCAAGGCTACGAG TTGCTTCTTCATGCAATTGATACATTCAATGCCAATGTTGTCTTAGTTCTAGGCCAG GAAAAACTTTGGAGCATGATCAGAAATGTACTAAAGAACAAGCCTGGTGTGGACGTTGTAAAACTTCAAAAATCTGGGGGTGTTGTATCCAGGAATGCCAAATTCCGTCAAAAATCCAGGAGTCATAGGATAAGG GAGTATTTCTATGGCCTTGCAAATGATCTCAGCCCACATTCtaatatttcaaattttagtGACTTTTCTGTCTTTCGGATTGGTGGCGGGCCACAGGCCCCACGTTCGGCTTTGCCAATTGGTGCAGAGCCTGCCGCAGACCCTACGAGATTGGCGCCTGTGAATATTAACCGGGATTTGCTGCATACCGTTCTTGCTGTTTCATTTGCCAAGGAGCCTGATCAAATTATTTCTAG ACGTCGACATTCAGAG
- the LOC126583664 gene encoding protein CLP1 homolog isoform X11 — translation MAHGGGPRQVKLDRESELRIEVGYDAPLKLRLLSGTAEIFGTELPPDFWLTFPPRLKFAVFTWNGATIEMEGSTETEYTADETPNISYVNVHAVLEERRHRAKPLPPDDLNSQGPRVIVVGPTDSGKSTLSKMLLSWAAKKGWKPTFVDLDIGQGAITIPGCIAATPIEMPIDPVEGIPLDIPLVYFYGHTTPSNNVDLYKVLVKELAQVVERQLSGNAESRASGMVINTMGWIEGQGYELLLHAIDTFNANVVLVLGQEKLWSMIRNVLKNKPGVDVVKLQKSGGVVSRNAKFRQKSRSHRIREYFYGLANDLSPHSNISNFSDFSVFRIGGGPQAPRSALPIGAEPAADPTRLAPVNINRDLLHTVLAVSFAKEPDQIISRRRHSEEDNYVPCTIGG, via the exons ATGGCGCACGGCGGCGGACCAAGGCAGGTGAAACTGGACCGAGAGAGCGAGCTCAGAATCGAAGTCGGCTACGACGCCCCTCTCAAGCTCCGCCTGCTCAGCGGCACCGCTGAGATCTTCGGCACCGAGCTCCCCCCTGATTTCTGGCTCACCTTCCCGCCCAGGCTCAAATTTGCT GTTTTTACTTGGAACGGAGCAACAATTGAGATGGAGGGCAGTACGGAAACCGAGTACACGGCTGATGAG ACTCCAAATATCAGCTATGTGAATGTGCACGCCGTACTGGAAGAACGGAGACACCGCGCTAAACCCTTGCCGCCCGATGACCTCAATTCTCAG GGCCCTAGGGTGATTGTTGTGGGACCAACAGATTCTGGGAAAAGTACCTTGTCGAAAATGCTTCTTAGTTGGGCAGCTAAGAAGGGATGGAAACCTACTTTCGTCGACTTGGATATTGGACAAGGAGCTATAACAATTCCGGGATGTATTGCCGCTACTCCTATTGAAATGCCTATTGATCCGGTTGAAGGAATTCCTCTTGATATACCTCTCGTTTATTTCTATGGGCACACAACTCCTAG TAATAATGTAGATTTATACAAAGTGCTTGTGAAGGAGCTTGCTCAAGTGGTAGAAAGACAACTTTCTGGGAATGCTGAATCTCGAGCTTCTGGAATGGTGATCAATACCATGGGATGGATAGAAGGTCAAGGCTACGAG TTGCTTCTTCATGCAATTGATACATTCAATGCCAATGTTGTCTTAGTTCTAGGCCAG GAAAAACTTTGGAGCATGATCAGAAATGTACTAAAGAACAAGCCTGGTGTGGACGTTGTAAAACTTCAAAAATCTGGGGGTGTTGTATCCAGGAATGCCAAATTCCGTCAAAAATCCAGGAGTCATAGGATAAGG GAGTATTTCTATGGCCTTGCAAATGATCTCAGCCCACATTCtaatatttcaaattttagtGACTTTTCTGTCTTTCGGATTGGTGGCGGGCCACAGGCCCCACGTTCGGCTTTGCCAATTGGTGCAGAGCCTGCCGCAGACCCTACGAGATTGGCGCCTGTGAATATTAACCGGGATTTGCTGCATACCGTTCTTGCTGTTTCATTTGCCAAGGAGCCTGATCAAATTATTTCTAG
- the LOC126583664 gene encoding protein CLP1 homolog isoform X3 — translation MAHGGGPRQVKLDRESELRIEVGYDAPLKLRLLSGTAEIFGTELPPDFWLTFPPRLKFAVFTWNGATIEMEGSTETEYTADETPNISYVNVHAVLEERRHRAKPLPPDDLNSQGPRVIVVGPTDSGKSTLSKMLLSWAAKKGWKPTFVDLDIGQGAITIPGCIAATPIEMPIDPVEGIPLDIPLVYFYGHTTPSNNVDLYKVLVKELAQVVERQLSGNAESRASGMVINTMGWIEGQGYELLLHAIDTFNANVVLVLGQEKLWSMIRNVLKNKPGVDVVKLQKSGGVVSRNAKFRQKSRSHRIREYFYGLANDLSPHSNISNFSDFSVFRIGGGPQAPRSALPIGAEPAADPTRLAPVNINRDLLHTVLAVSFAKEPDQIISSNVAGFVFVTDVDIQRKTITYLAPSAGELPSKYLIAGTVTWLET, via the exons ATGGCGCACGGCGGCGGACCAAGGCAGGTGAAACTGGACCGAGAGAGCGAGCTCAGAATCGAAGTCGGCTACGACGCCCCTCTCAAGCTCCGCCTGCTCAGCGGCACCGCTGAGATCTTCGGCACCGAGCTCCCCCCTGATTTCTGGCTCACCTTCCCGCCCAGGCTCAAATTTGCT GTTTTTACTTGGAACGGAGCAACAATTGAGATGGAGGGCAGTACGGAAACCGAGTACACGGCTGATGAG ACTCCAAATATCAGCTATGTGAATGTGCACGCCGTACTGGAAGAACGGAGACACCGCGCTAAACCCTTGCCGCCCGATGACCTCAATTCTCAG GGCCCTAGGGTGATTGTTGTGGGACCAACAGATTCTGGGAAAAGTACCTTGTCGAAAATGCTTCTTAGTTGGGCAGCTAAGAAGGGATGGAAACCTACTTTCGTCGACTTGGATATTGGACAAGGAGCTATAACAATTCCGGGATGTATTGCCGCTACTCCTATTGAAATGCCTATTGATCCGGTTGAAGGAATTCCTCTTGATATACCTCTCGTTTATTTCTATGGGCACACAACTCCTAG TAATAATGTAGATTTATACAAAGTGCTTGTGAAGGAGCTTGCTCAAGTGGTAGAAAGACAACTTTCTGGGAATGCTGAATCTCGAGCTTCTGGAATGGTGATCAATACCATGGGATGGATAGAAGGTCAAGGCTACGAG TTGCTTCTTCATGCAATTGATACATTCAATGCCAATGTTGTCTTAGTTCTAGGCCAG GAAAAACTTTGGAGCATGATCAGAAATGTACTAAAGAACAAGCCTGGTGTGGACGTTGTAAAACTTCAAAAATCTGGGGGTGTTGTATCCAGGAATGCCAAATTCCGTCAAAAATCCAGGAGTCATAGGATAAGG GAGTATTTCTATGGCCTTGCAAATGATCTCAGCCCACATTCtaatatttcaaattttagtGACTTTTCTGTCTTTCGGATTGGTGGCGGGCCACAGGCCCCACGTTCGGCTTTGCCAATTGGTGCAGAGCCTGCCGCAGACCCTACGAGATTGGCGCCTGTGAATATTAACCGGGATTTGCTGCATACCGTTCTTGCTGTTTCATTTGCCAAGGAGCCTGATCAAATTATTTCTAG TAATGTTGCTGGGTTTGTCTTTGTCACAGACGTCGACATTCAGAG
- the LOC126583664 gene encoding protein CLP1 homolog isoform X22, whose protein sequence is MAHGGGPRQVKLDRESELRIEVGYDAPLKLRLLSGTAEIFGTELPPDFWLTFPPRLKFAVFTWNGATIEMEGSTETEYTADETPNISYVNVHAVLEERRHRAKPLPPDDLNSQGPRVIVVGPTDSGKSTLSKMLLSWAAKKGWKPTFVDLDIGQGAITIPGCIAATPIEMPIDPVEGIPLDIPLVYFYGHTTPSNNVDLYKVLVKELAQVVERQLSGNAESRASGMVINTMGWIEGQGYELLLHAIDTFNANVVLVLGQEKLWSMIRNVLKNKPGVDVVKLQKSGGVVSRNAKFRQKSRSHRIRYFYGLANDLSPHSNIANFSDFSVFRIDGGPQAPRSALPIGAEPAADPTRLAPVNINRDLLHTVLAVSFAKEPDQIISSNVAGFVFVTDVDIQRKTITYLAPSAGELPSKYLIAGTVTWLET, encoded by the exons ATGGCGCACGGCGGCGGACCAAGGCAGGTGAAACTGGACCGAGAGAGCGAGCTCAGAATCGAAGTCGGCTACGACGCCCCTCTCAAGCTCCGCCTGCTCAGCGGCACCGCTGAGATCTTCGGCACCGAGCTCCCCCCTGATTTCTGGCTCACCTTCCCGCCCAGGCTCAAATTTGCT GTTTTTACTTGGAACGGAGCAACAATTGAGATGGAGGGCAGTACGGAAACCGAGTACACGGCTGATGAG ACTCCAAATATCAGCTATGTGAATGTGCACGCCGTACTGGAAGAACGGAGACACCGCGCTAAACCCTTGCCGCCCGATGACCTCAATTCTCAG GGCCCTAGGGTGATTGTTGTGGGACCAACAGATTCTGGGAAAAGTACCTTGTCGAAAATGCTTCTTAGTTGGGCAGCTAAGAAGGGATGGAAACCTACTTTCGTCGACTTGGATATTGGACAAGGAGCTATAACAATTCCGGGATGTATTGCCGCTACTCCTATTGAAATGCCTATTGATCCGGTTGAAGGAATTCCTCTTGATATACCTCTCGTTTATTTCTATGGGCACACAACTCCTAG TAATAATGTAGATTTATACAAAGTGCTTGTGAAGGAGCTTGCTCAAGTGGTAGAAAGACAACTTTCTGGGAATGCTGAATCTCGAGCTTCTGGAATGGTGATCAATACCATGGGATGGATAGAAGGTCAAGGCTACGAG TTGCTTCTTCATGCAATTGATACATTCAATGCCAATGTTGTCTTAGTTCTAGGCCAG GAAAAACTTTGGAGCATGATCAGAAATGTACTAAAGAACAAGCCTGGTGTGGACGTTGTAAAACTTCAAAAATCTGGGGGTGTTGTATCCAGGAATGCCAAATTCCGTCAAAAATCCAGGAGTCATAGGATAAGG TATTTCTATGGCCTTGCAAATGATCTCAGCCCACATTCTAATATTGCGAATTTTAGTGACTTTTCTGTCTTTCGGATTGATGGCGGGCCACAGGCCCCACGTTCGGCTTTGCCAATTGGTGCAGAGCCTGCTGCTGACCCTACAAGATTGGCGCCTGTGAATATTAACCGGGATTTGCTGCATACCGTTCTTGCTGTTTCATTTGCCAAGGAGCCTGATCAAATTATTTCTAG TAATGTTGCTGGGTTTGTCTTTGTCACAGACGTCGACATTCAGAG GAAGACAATTACGTACCTTGCACCATCGGCGGGGGAGCTTCCAAGCAAGTATTTGATTGCAGGAACCGTGACATGGCTTGAAACATGA
- the LOC126583664 gene encoding protein CLP1 homolog isoform X14, translating into MAHGGGPRQVKLDRESELRIEVGYDAPLKLRLLSGTAEIFGTELPPDFWLTFPPRLKFAVFTWNGATIEMEGSTETEYTADETPNISYVNVHAVLEERRHRAKPLPPDDLNSQGPRVIVVGPTDSGKSTLSKMLLSWAAKKGWKPTFVDLDIGQGAITIPGCIAATPIEMPIDPVEGIPLDIPLVYFYGHTTPSNNVDLYKVLVKELAQVVERQLSGNAESRASGMVINTMGWIEGQGYELLLHAIDTFNANVVLVLGQEKLWSMIRNVLKNKPGVDVVKLQKSGGVVSRNAKFRQKSRSHRIRAPRSALPIGAEPAADPTRLAPVNINRDLLHTVLAVSFAKEPDQIISSNVAGFVFVTDVDIQRKTITYLAPSAGELPSKYLIAGTVTWLET; encoded by the exons ATGGCGCACGGCGGCGGACCAAGGCAGGTGAAACTGGACCGAGAGAGCGAGCTCAGAATCGAAGTCGGCTACGACGCCCCTCTCAAGCTCCGCCTGCTCAGCGGCACCGCTGAGATCTTCGGCACCGAGCTCCCCCCTGATTTCTGGCTCACCTTCCCGCCCAGGCTCAAATTTGCT GTTTTTACTTGGAACGGAGCAACAATTGAGATGGAGGGCAGTACGGAAACCGAGTACACGGCTGATGAG ACTCCAAATATCAGCTATGTGAATGTGCACGCCGTACTGGAAGAACGGAGACACCGCGCTAAACCCTTGCCGCCCGATGACCTCAATTCTCAG GGCCCTAGGGTGATTGTTGTGGGACCAACAGATTCTGGGAAAAGTACCTTGTCGAAAATGCTTCTTAGTTGGGCAGCTAAGAAGGGATGGAAACCTACTTTCGTCGACTTGGATATTGGACAAGGAGCTATAACAATTCCGGGATGTATTGCCGCTACTCCTATTGAAATGCCTATTGATCCGGTTGAAGGAATTCCTCTTGATATACCTCTCGTTTATTTCTATGGGCACACAACTCCTAG TAATAATGTAGATTTATACAAAGTGCTTGTGAAGGAGCTTGCTCAAGTGGTAGAAAGACAACTTTCTGGGAATGCTGAATCTCGAGCTTCTGGAATGGTGATCAATACCATGGGATGGATAGAAGGTCAAGGCTACGAG TTGCTTCTTCATGCAATTGATACATTCAATGCCAATGTTGTCTTAGTTCTAGGCCAG GAAAAACTTTGGAGCATGATCAGAAATGTACTAAAGAACAAGCCTGGTGTGGACGTTGTAAAACTTCAAAAATCTGGGGGTGTTGTATCCAGGAATGCCAAATTCCGTCAAAAATCCAGGAGTCATAGGATAAGG GCCCCACGTTCGGCTTTGCCAATTGGTGCAGAGCCTGCTGCTGACCCTACAAGATTGGCGCCTGTGAATATTAACCGGGATTTGCTGCATACCGTTCTTGCTGTTTCATTTGCCAAGGAGCCTGATCAAATTATTTCTAG TAATGTTGCTGGGTTTGTCTTTGTCACAGACGTCGACATTCAGAG GAAGACAATTACGTACCTTGCACCATCGGCGGGGGAGCTTCCAAGCAAGTATTTGATTGCAGGAACCGTGACATGGCTTGAAACATGA
- the LOC126583664 gene encoding protein CLP1 homolog isoform X9 has product MAHGGGPRQVKLDRESELRIEVGYDAPLKLRLLSGTAEIFGTELPPDFWLTFPPRLKFAVFTWNGATIEMEGSTETEYTADETPNISYVNVHAVLEERRHRAKPLPPDDLNSQGPRVIVVGPTDSGKSTLSKMLLSWAAKKGWKPTFVDLDIGQGAITIPGCIAATPIEMPIDPVEGIPLDIPLVYFYGHTTPSNNVDLYKVLVKELAQVVERQLSGNAESRASGMVINTMGWIEGQGYELLLHAIDTFNANVVLVLGQEKLWSMIRNVLKNKPGVDVVKLQKSGGVVSRNAKFRQKSRSHRIREYFYGLANDLSPHSNISNFSDFSVFRIGGGPQAPRSALPIGAEPAADPTRLAPVNINRDLLHTVLAVSFAKEPDQIISRKTITYLAPSAGELPSKYLIAGTVTWLET; this is encoded by the exons ATGGCGCACGGCGGCGGACCAAGGCAGGTGAAACTGGACCGAGAGAGCGAGCTCAGAATCGAAGTCGGCTACGACGCCCCTCTCAAGCTCCGCCTGCTCAGCGGCACCGCTGAGATCTTCGGCACCGAGCTCCCCCCTGATTTCTGGCTCACCTTCCCGCCCAGGCTCAAATTTGCT GTTTTTACTTGGAACGGAGCAACAATTGAGATGGAGGGCAGTACGGAAACCGAGTACACGGCTGATGAG ACTCCAAATATCAGCTATGTGAATGTGCACGCCGTACTGGAAGAACGGAGACACCGCGCTAAACCCTTGCCGCCCGATGACCTCAATTCTCAG GGCCCTAGGGTGATTGTTGTGGGACCAACAGATTCTGGGAAAAGTACCTTGTCGAAAATGCTTCTTAGTTGGGCAGCTAAGAAGGGATGGAAACCTACTTTCGTCGACTTGGATATTGGACAAGGAGCTATAACAATTCCGGGATGTATTGCCGCTACTCCTATTGAAATGCCTATTGATCCGGTTGAAGGAATTCCTCTTGATATACCTCTCGTTTATTTCTATGGGCACACAACTCCTAG TAATAATGTAGATTTATACAAAGTGCTTGTGAAGGAGCTTGCTCAAGTGGTAGAAAGACAACTTTCTGGGAATGCTGAATCTCGAGCTTCTGGAATGGTGATCAATACCATGGGATGGATAGAAGGTCAAGGCTACGAG TTGCTTCTTCATGCAATTGATACATTCAATGCCAATGTTGTCTTAGTTCTAGGCCAG GAAAAACTTTGGAGCATGATCAGAAATGTACTAAAGAACAAGCCTGGTGTGGACGTTGTAAAACTTCAAAAATCTGGGGGTGTTGTATCCAGGAATGCCAAATTCCGTCAAAAATCCAGGAGTCATAGGATAAGG GAGTATTTCTATGGCCTTGCAAATGATCTCAGCCCACATTCtaatatttcaaattttagtGACTTTTCTGTCTTTCGGATTGGTGGCGGGCCACAGGCCCCACGTTCGGCTTTGCCAATTGGTGCAGAGCCTGCCGCAGACCCTACGAGATTGGCGCCTGTGAATATTAACCGGGATTTGCTGCATACCGTTCTTGCTGTTTCATTTGCCAAGGAGCCTGATCAAATTATTTCTAG
- the LOC126583664 gene encoding protein CLP1 homolog isoform X17, translated as MAHGGGPRQVKLDRESELRIEVGYDAPLKLRLLSGTAEIFGTELPPDFWLTFPPRLKFAVFTWNGATIEMEGSTETEYTADETPNISYVNVHAVLEERRHRAKPLPPDDLNSQGPRVIVVGPTDSGKSTLSKMLLSWAAKKGWKPTFVDLDIGQGAITIPGCIAATPIEMPIDPVEGIPLDIPLVYFYGHTTPSNNVDLYKVLVKELAQVVERQLSGNAESRASGMVINTMGWIEGQGYELLLHAIDTFNANVVLVLGQEKLWSMIRNVLKNKPGVDVVKLQKSGGVVSRNAKFRQKSRSHRIRAPRSALPIGAEPAADPTRLAPVNINRDLLHTVLAVSFAKEPDQIISSNVAGFVFVTDVDIQRKTITYLAPSAGELPSKYLIAGTVTWLET; from the exons ATGGCGCACGGCGGCGGACCAAGGCAGGTGAAACTGGACCGAGAGAGCGAGCTCAGAATCGAAGTCGGCTACGACGCCCCTCTCAAGCTCCGCCTGCTCAGCGGCACCGCTGAGATCTTCGGCACCGAGCTCCCCCCTGATTTCTGGCTCACCTTCCCGCCCAGGCTCAAATTTGCT GTTTTTACTTGGAACGGAGCAACAATTGAGATGGAGGGCAGTACGGAAACCGAGTACACGGCTGATGAG ACTCCAAATATCAGCTATGTGAATGTGCACGCCGTACTGGAAGAACGGAGACACCGCGCTAAACCCTTGCCGCCCGATGACCTCAATTCTCAG GGCCCTAGGGTGATTGTTGTGGGACCAACAGATTCTGGGAAAAGTACCTTGTCGAAAATGCTTCTTAGTTGGGCAGCTAAGAAGGGATGGAAACCTACTTTCGTCGACTTGGATATTGGACAAGGAGCTATAACAATTCCGGGATGTATTGCCGCTACTCCTATTGAAATGCCTATTGATCCGGTTGAAGGAATTCCTCTTGATATACCTCTCGTTTATTTCTATGGGCACACAACTCCTAG TAATAATGTAGATTTATACAAAGTGCTTGTGAAGGAGCTTGCTCAAGTGGTAGAAAGACAACTTTCTGGGAATGCTGAATCTCGAGCTTCTGGAATGGTGATCAATACCATGGGATGGATAGAAGGTCAAGGCTACGAG TTGCTTCTTCATGCAATTGATACATTCAATGCCAATGTTGTCTTAGTTCTAGGCCAG GAAAAACTTTGGAGCATGATCAGAAATGTACTAAAGAACAAGCCTGGTGTGGACGTTGTAAAACTTCAAAAATCTGGGGGTGTTGTATCCAGGAATGCCAAATTCCGTCAAAAATCCAGGAGTCATAGGATAAGG GCCCCACGTTCGGCTTTGCCAATTGGTGCAGAGCCTGCTGCTGACCCTACAAGATTGGCGCCTGTGAATATTAACCGGGATTTGCTGCATACCGTTCTTGCTGTTTCATTTGCCAAGGAGCCTGATCAAATTATTTCTAG TAATGTTGCTGGGTTTGTCTTTGTCACAGACGTCGACATTCAGAG GAAGACAATTACATACCTTGCACCATCGGCGGGGGAGCTTCCAAGCAAGTATTTGATTGCAGGAACGGTGACATGGCTTGAAACGTGA